tgtgtgtgtgtgtgaagccgcACACTTGTGCGTTTCTTCAGGCTTGTAGGTGGGCGCAGCAACACGCTCCATGCAGCATATTGCCCTCCCAGGTCGGTGTGTGGGTTTCAGAGCTCTCGTTCAAGAGTGATTCAAACTATCCAGAGTCAAAGCCCTGCATGCTTTTCATATCCATTCCTGTCTTTTTTATGCCAGCGCACAATTTCTGTGCTCGCTTCTCTAAGGATGTGTTATGAAATGATCTCCTACCTCACCCAGAGAACCAggcatcatgaaaaaaaaaaaaaaaaaaaaagaaaaaaaatccacccaCACAACTGTTGTGTAACTCCTGCTCGGTTAGCGAAGTTTTTTACAGAAATGACttctcttgccttttttttttttttttttttttgtaggttAGAAAGACGAGAGTGTgcgtgtcggtgtgtgtgtgtctgtgaggtgTACTTGTTTACATATATGCACATGTGTGGAGGTGTAATCAGCCCAGTCTGTCTTTGTGGTTTGTAGACAAGCGTCCGGAGGGAAAGGCGATAATAATAGACGGAGTTTTCCAAAGAGTTCACTGATGAAATGGTTCTGCTGAGTCTTAGCCCACGAGGTTTTCTGAATAAATGGCGGATCCaattgtgtgtctgcagacgCCGcggcctgctgctgtttgtctggTGTTTAAAGATTACTGAGCATCGTGGTGTCTAAACGAAgcaaataattaataattagtGTAACACCGCCACGTTACGAATCAATACACAGTCTGACAATCAGGGTTGATGGTAGGATAACGGAGCGGTTGatagcagcagtgtgttttctgcacTGCGGTGGGCTGCTTGGATCTGCACTGAGATATTTGCTCCCAAAGTTGTTAAAGCAAATCAATGCGCTCTTCATTACCAGTGCGCCTCGGTGGACTTCACAGATAATGAGCCTACGGAGATCTAATTAATCGTCAGACGGACTCGAACTTTATAAGCGAAAGTTACGTGACCGCGGAAGCAGTGCATGCAAACAAAGCATATAactcagactgaaaacaaataaaggcaACGATAACGAGCCTCTCTATCCCAGCTTAGTCGAGCTCTCCCCAGCACCGTCCACCTCTGACCCCCCCGGTGGTTTACCTTTTTCTCATGGAGGCCATCCCGCTCACAATTTCTTCGACTTGGATTTGTGAGCAAATACTTTCTATTTCCATCACCCGGTGAGTCTCGTGTCGGTACATCTGAGTCATCGTgataaatattgtattttactGTAAGTCTCGGCGGAGCAGTCATTAGGTTCATTTTGCGAGGCACCAACTGTCTCCTTCAATCTGCTACGAAATGTAGTCATGAGAACcaactgcagttttttttttttttacagtgagcCTTATTAAAACTGCAATGATGGAGGGTCTTATTTGAAGTTATATAACCATTATAAACTGTACAGAATAATATGTTCTGTCCTCAGTCCTGTAGTTAAAACACTGatttctgaaatatttcaaagttttttttttttctcatatgaGCTTATATTGGGTGTAATGTTAACATTTGCTTCTTGGACTGCAGGGCCGGTCTGTTTGAGGTTTGTCAGCCGCCTTGTTATCCTCCTGTAGGTGAAACCAGTTTCCTCAGCTGTAATTGTGATCCTCCTTCACGGCTTCAAGTAGAATGTGTGCGATCATTGTTTTGGTTAACTATTCCTCAGTGTCAGCAGCATAATCCTGATAATGTTTCCACCCACCACCTCTGCCATGCATGCTAGACATCCTGCCCGTGTCAACAGATTGCAGATGTGTTACAGAGCCATGCTGCTGCTCACCATCAGCCTCCCTGCTCTATGTCAGAGCGATGTCTCCCTTGTAAAGGTCAATACAAATTGGGCCTTTTAATCCTAACGTCTGTTATTGCTAATGCTGTCGGTCATATCCTATCATCGcatcatgaataaatacattacacaataaatcaaaaatgaataaattaatgaataaaatgaaaaagtataTAAATAGTACAAcgataaataaatacagagtgaagttaaagtaaaactctATAATATGCCCGTGTGGTTTGCAATATAGAGTAGCAACTGTAAAAAGTGTACTATAGTAGTAGAAGAGAATATAAAGTCTCACTTAGTAATTACATCATTGCTAAAGTGAGTAAACTTAAGTTAATAGTTACTTAGCtcttaacaaacaatgaaatgcttaatTGTCTATTGTAATGTTGCAAAGATGCTTAAACTACTTTGTAAAGGCTTAATTAAAAAACTTGCAGTTtatctataaacattatttggatggccCTTGTTAAGATATTATTAAAGTTTAATAACCTTTACAATTAcctattattatttataaagcatttaattgtttgttagCAGCACTACCTAAAGTTTAACTGACTACagttaacaaaaaaatctatataaaaaaaaaaaataagaaaaagcaatgaaaaaacaaggaaacgtaaaatgaatgaataaacaaagtctCCTTACTCTAACAACCtgtgtctcctgctcagtgacGGCTGGGCCGACAGGTACGATGTGACTGATGGCTACCAGAGGGAGGCGGCTGGCGGGATCACCATCAAGCTGAAGTCGGCGTACGTGACCTGGTTCGACGATTACTACCTGAACTTGAAGCCCGACGCCAACCTGAGGAACCCCTGGTTCCCCGAGTTCTGGCAGCACCGCTTCCAGTGCCGGCTGAGGGGGCACCCGCAGGAGAGCGTCGCGTACAACCGCACCTGCACCTGTTAGTACGACACTGGAAATCCTCTTCCACGCATCCCCTCAGACACTTATCGTGGTTACACATTGGATTGGTTTTACTTCTTATGAGCAGGTCTCTGTTCCTCACAGGGAGAGAATCTCTGCGCCTCCATTACGCCCAAGACACTAAGATGGGTTTTGTCATAAACGCCATCTACTCCATGGCTTACGGCCTGCACGCCATGCAGGAATCTCTGTGTCCGGGCTATAAGGTACAATAATTAACAGTGTGCTTTCACGATCGAACAACTATATAAACAATTACAGTACTGACAGTCTTTGCTTCTTCCCTCGGTGCCAGGGTTTGTGTGAAGCCATGCGGCCCATTGACGGGCGGCAGCTGCTGGAATTCCTCATGAAAACCAACTTCACGGGCGTGTCCGGGGAGGCCATCCTCTTCGACCAGAACGGAGACTCACCTGGCAGGTATGGACGACACGGGGATgaagggaaagaaggagggaaagcGAAAAGACAGGCGGAACAGAACGTCtaaaatgtgtgcgtgtgctatTCCACCCCAGGTATGAAATCATGAACTTCAAGCACATAGGCGAGGAGGAGTATGCTTACATCCACGTGGGGAGCTGGGACCAGGGTGGCCTGAAGATGAACGACGAGGAAATCTGGAGTAACAACAGTGACGTCATCCAGTCGGTGTGCTCCGAGCCCTGCCAGAAGGCGCAGATCAAAGTACGTGCCGCGGAAAGAGGTGTTTTCGTGCATTCACGCCTCACCGTACACCAGAGAATACAGCATGTCATAGTTTTACTTGTCAAGCAAGACCCACACACCAGCCTCGACTCAGCGCCTCAGATTTTGCAGTCTAAAAAAATCCCTCCAATCAGATCCACGAGTGCCCGACCAGGGGACTCAGCGAGGCTCTCTGTTCAGGCTTTAATCACGTCCCTGGGCTTTTGTAGCTCCCCGCTGCCCATCCAAATCACGGAGAACACTGCGAGCCcgcctcctctccatcatcccaACAGTCCTCTAACATTAAACtcttcctacacacacacacacacacacacacactctccgcTGACTCGCTGTAATGTGGCAGCTCGTGGGGGAATTGAGAACGTGGGGAAAAGAGCGCAAGGCTTCGAGGCGATCTGCGTCACATCCGTCCAACACGTAGTTTGCGGATCTGCTGAACTGCGCGTCATCGGACTGCGAGAGTAAACTGTGATCGCCCCAGGGGAGCCCCGTAGGAACACGCAAAACAGTGACAAAAGTTTCAGTGCAAACGCTGCCCTCTATGACGCTGAcgctctttttatttcatttttattgaacCCTCTCAAAGTAATTCTAGAAATCCATCCTTTTTTGATCCCCTGGTGCAGAAATTCTCAGTTCCCTGCCCTGCAGGGCTGTCAGAGTGTGAGATTAGCTACAGAAAAGTGCCACTGGGGCTTTGAGACCTTTCCACCCATTCCTACAagtttacgtgtgtgtgtgtgtgtgtgtgtgtgtctcaaggTGATCCGCAAAGGCGAGGTGAGCTGCTGTTGGACCTGCACTCCCTGCAAGGAGAACGAGTTTGTGTTCGATGAGTACACTTGCCGAGCCTGTGTCCTCGGCTCGTGGCCCACGGATGACCTCACTGGTAAGTGCACTTCATTCGTGTGTCTGTAACTTTACAAGATTTGCGCACAGGCCAGAGGAGCGTTTCAATCTGGGTCACGCAACCCCAAATCCCCTTACGTCTCACgtagctaacacacacacacacacaccacaaacagtCGCAACTCTCTACTGCACACAAATACCCATGTACTGTACACACGTCGAGAGACTTTAGATCGCTGCCAGAAGACGGGATTTGGCTGAAGGCAGATTTATGTACTCCAAAgtctttatgaaaaaaaaataataataataatgcttgAAACCATTTTCAGGCCCTGTTGTAAACACGTATTGTCTCCtacaatatttctgtttctctgtggtttGAACAAATAAGAGAGTTTTTAGTGCGTATCCTCCGTGGGACGCCTTCGTGTGGTGATCCTGTTATTACTCTGATCCCCTCTGAAGTTTCACATCCGCTTCAATTTATGACAGTGTTccacgcaaacacacagctacacatcCTTTCACTATAACTCATGAAGACAAATCCAAAATATCCACAGACTTTTCTGTCTCGTCGTCCCCTCAGTCTCTCCTGTAtcccccccctttcctcccctcAGGTTGCGAGCCAATCCCGGTGCAGTATGTGCGCTGGGGGGATCCAGAGCCCATCGCCGCGGTGGTCTTCGCCTGCCTGGGCCTCATGGCGACACTCTTCGTTACCTCTGTCTTCATCAAGTAATGATCACATTAAGCTTGTTTAGATACACAGTTAAAATCAGTGGGTCAGTGTTTGACCCGATTCAGGGTAGATACACCAATACAATAatagctttaaaggtgcagtgtatGTAGTTTTGCTGCGGAAAACTTAGTTttcctgactgaataaactgaaaacacaaactgacctgTTACagttgactttgtttatatttggcagaccctgccacctttccagcttcaatCAGCGTTCTGGGGaccctcttttcctctgagaacagcttaaaTTAGCTTCTATTTGTAgcaagtttgtattattacatcaatattgttaatattaaagcTTTAAGTTTGAAtttatacttttattatttaaaaactaATTTTATAGCTAAAATATATGCTTGCTTTGTTTACACTTATATGTCACTATTTGTCACTGAAAGTTACTAATATTTGCATactttttaaattagtttgtaCAGCTAACAGTAAATTTGTGACAAATTTTTAGGTGAAACTTAAATACATTGTTGAAACTGGGTCAAAATAACTGTATGTTAGTTTGGATGAATTACCCAACGGTAAAAATAGCAATAACTCAAGGTCGGAACAACCCACTGGTAATAAGTAAATTGCCAAACTGGGTACATTAATACATACAAATATGGATGTGTCAGGAACAGTCTTACACAGCAGACCTCCTCTTCcttaaaaaggcaaaatatgtaagaatttagttgacttcatttttattattattctgaaGGTGGTCAGTTTTTActtattgcacatttaaagagAAGAAATGCATGCAAATGACGggaaaagaataaataaaaaatgtgtggcACAGATCATTTACGGTAGatacaaaatctaaaatatttgaaatatataaatgtgtacAGTATAATCAAGCTAGTATAAAATTAATGTTACTATACAATAACCCAAAAAGAAATCAGTGAGCCTATGATTTAAGTGTTTACTGCTGTCCTTCACTGCTTCAGCCCATCTTTGACCAGTTTGGTGACATAATGTGACCTCTCGGCAGATTTTGGGACACCCCGGTGGTCAAGTCATCCAGCCGCGAGCTCTGCTACATCATCCTGGCCGGGATATGTCTGGGCTACCTGTGCACCTTCAGCCTTATCGCCAAGCCCCACATAGTCTACTGCTACCTCCAGCGGCTGGGAATCGGCCTGTCCCCCGCCATGAGCTACTCCGCTCTGGTCACCAAGGTActctcttttctgttgttgttattgttcccaggagacagaggaacaaGTACGCACAGCTCCAGTCTGTGTTATGTTTCACTTCCTCTGAAACCGAGTCATTAAAGTCATTTAAATCGTACAGTGCTACTGAGGCGTAACTATTccgcaaaaaaacagaaaaaaaaacaaaaaaaacagaaagaagctgTGGAAGATCACGCACACTGTAAGGAGGAACATACAGTGTATGCAGGCGGATAACGTATGTGTCGGAGCCTTCGGCAGAGGAGGCGGCTGATGATGCTACTGACATCCAAATAGATCCAGCTGTTGTTGTGAGTCAGCCTGGTAGATATGTTGCATACGAGATTAGATCACTtgaaacagatgtttgttttaccGTGTGGGATCATCAACACTGACACAGCGAgggtgtttttattcattttactgtgcATTTCTCATCCACAACCACCATTcgaaaacatgtcagtgttttgtttttgagggtTTTAGCATAAAGAGAAGTGCGTCCAAGGATCCGGCCAGGAGCTACCTGCACGGGTTGGCCAAGTGTACAGGGACTTTTGGTTAGAAGCTGAGGATCTGTGTGTGGGCTGGGTTCGATGTTTAAGATCTGGGAACTGAAAGGCGGATTATTGTCATGAATCAGCGCAAGTGAGCGGTATTATGCACAGCTGATTTAAGCGAagccaacataaaaaaaaacaaaacaaaaccatttgATCTATTTTCCGATCCAGACCAACCGTATAGCGCGGATCCTGGCAGGGAGCAAGAAGAAGATCTGCACCAAGAAGCCGCGCTTCATGTCCGCCTGCGCACAATTGGTCATCGCCTTCCTACTCATACTGCTGCAGCTGGGGATCATTGTGGCGCTGCTCATCATAGAGCCACCGCAGGTACGAGTGCATGTGTTTTCACAACATGGGGGACGGTTCATTTGCATTATCTATATACAGCCACAGCGACGCTTTGTGTCTTCTCAGGTGATCTATGACTACCCCAGTATCCGCGAGGTACACCTGATCTGCAACCTGACCACTCTGGGGGTGGTGGCGCCTCTGGGCTACAACGGCCTTCTCATCCTCAGCTGCACCTTTTACGCCTTCAAGGTACTTCCTACAGCGTActtcaactttttctttctttgcactCGGACTTTCTACTTCAACtatcctcctttcttctcccaCAGACCCGCAATGTTCCAGCTAATTTCAACGAGGCCAAGTATATTGCCTTTACCATGTACACCACCTGCATCATCTGGCTGGCCTTTGTCCCTATTTACTTTGGCTCCAACTACAAGATCATAACCATGTGCTTTAGTGTCAGCCTCAGCGCCACGGTGGCTCTTTGCTGCATGTTCGTCCCAAAGGTAAGggaatgaaaatggaaatgcaaattcAAATCATTTCctcgcttctttttttttttggtgtctttttatgccaacaagtatttttttcccccggcAAGGTGTACATCATGCTCGCCAAGCCGGAGAAAAATGTCCGGAGCGCTTTCACAACATCCACGGTGGTGCGCATGCACGTGGGCGACGCCAAGAAAGCTGCCAAGTCTGGAAAACCCTCCAGCAGCATGGCCAACTTATTTCGACGCCGCGGGTCAGCGCAGGACAACATCAGGTGCGTGAGGCTGTGAATAAATTAACacctcagtattttaaaaaaaaacacctgtgcCCAGTTGAATAACGGGACCTCTTAAGAGAACATTGGTTCTAATTAGGTAGGTGCTTTTCACAGAACAAGGACATGACGTGATTcgtcaaaaaaataaataaaaatgccaaaagagaagatgattaaaaaacagcaaaagcaaTTAAACAACAGAACTTCAAATCTCACAAAATTACCAACACGACATGGCATCAGGTGGGATGAaggcagtttaaaaaaagaagaagctttttaaaaaggtgtcAGCGGGGACAGCAGAACATAAGTCTGGAGCGAGAGTGTTCCGCGGTGTCACAGCCGCCACTTCAATTTACAAATCACCTTTTTGTTCTTAGTGCGAGGGAACACCAGCGAGCCCTGGTCAGACCTGCCGGTGATACGAGGATGAGGCAAGTCAGAGATGTACACAGGTGCCCAGCTGTGCAGGGCAAAAACCGTAAAATGAATCCTGAAATTAAGAAAATTGGATTAGACTGCTATTAAATTATGTGTTCTCTTGCTTGCAAGTCGTCAGTATTTAAAATTAAGGGGAAAATACTTGAGCCAGCCAGTTTTGGCCATTTATAACTATATTAAATAAAGCAGAGGAGTGAGACGGTCCCATCTCTGGTGAGaatttgtcattattttttagtTACTGTATGTTCTCCGTCAAATTGTCTGATCCACTATTCCATGTGTACCTGGTATTTTAATTATGCTCTCTTTTGGTGTATCAATCCAACAACAATTTGGCCTCCTTTAGTGCAGATTTTTGTCACATCATGTTAAAAatcacacagtgaaaacaccGATAAGCACGATCGCTGGTTTGCATTGCAATCAATAGACAGATTTGACCTTATGGAAGGACTCTGTTGCGATAAACTCCTGCAAGAAGGCGAAGAAGGAAGAGCTGGAGGCAGGCAGGGACAGGGCAGACAAGATGAGGTCTAATAAAAGAACCAACCTGCTTGGCTTATTTTGAGGAACAACCCTCCTTTTgccaaatatgttgtttatgtcCAAGAGAGTGCGTAAAGAAGACGTTCTTCAACAGTGTtgacaaaaaaatcatgttggGTGGTCTTGGAAAATGGGAAAAGGAGTATTTCAGTAATCAGGGGCGTATCAAATGAGGCAGGAAGCATGAAAAAGGgcactcattaaaaaaagttagGTTGAtgcttttttcttgtttggaGTGTCTGGATTGCCTTTGGTTTTAATAGTCCGCGTATTAAAGACGATGAGTCTGCCGAGACATTTCACGGCGCCTTCTCAATCCGTCTCTAATAAATCAGAGCTTCAATCCACCACAGCAGTTTGGAAGTTCCACAGGGGAAAGAAACTGCTCCCTGAGCTGCGAAAAGGCAACCTCATTTGGGTTAAATACTCCCAGGGGAGACTCATCGCCTTTAAGGAATTCTCTTTCtagggaagaagaaaggaaaatggAGGGGAGATGTGAGATTACACGGAGGACAAGCAATAGAATGGGGGATGGTAGATATTCGGACTGGAAGAAGTAGAACGTGAATAGCCGTGAATTACTCAAATGATGATGTTAATCACAGGGGAGATGTGATCATCAGCTCTCAACCGATGCCTCTGCCTTGTATCTGTTTCGCAGTTCCAATGGGAAATCGGTGACATGGACCCAGAACGAGCGCAGCTACAGACCAAACCTGTGGAAGAGGATGTCGTTTCACGTCAAGAAAAAGGAGGCAGTCGAGGCGAACCAGACGGCCATCATCAAGCCCTTCTCCAAAGACGGAGATTCACCCGCGGACGCCGGGGTCGCAGAGCAGTTCGAGGAACCGCAGGCGTCGCAGCCCTTCGCCTGCTCCCCATCCCACTCGCCCCTGCCCACAGTCAGCCAGCATGCAGCCAAGGCCATGAGCTtccagggaggagaggacggagaggaggagcaggcttTACCCACCTACGCGTCTGAGCACTCCGCCGGGGTCCGGAGAAAAGGCGGGGACAACAGCATGGTGGACGGAGGGGACATCAGCGTCATAGGGGTGGGCGACATCGGCATAGGGATGATCGGCCAGCCTCAGGGCACCACCATCATGGACCAAATCAGCTGCGTGGTTAACCGCTTCACCGCCAACATCAGCGAGCTGAACACCATGATGCTGCCGGGGGGCGTCGCCGCCAGCCCCAACTCCGCCGCCCCTCAGCCCGCAGAAGCCGCCCCCCCGTGCCCGCCTTCGTACCAGCCGCCCAGGAGCAGACAGGCCCCCTCCACGGTCACCACGTACGCCGAGGTGGCGGCCGTCTCCAACTTCTGCGAGAACCAGCGACCGGCAGGTAAGATTTACGAGCACCTGGCGGGGACTTGCGTGAGCGGCAGGCGAGCCAAGGATATGGAGGAGCTGGTGGCCCTGACGCCTCCGTCCCCGTTTAGAGACTCGTCCCTGAGCTCCGACGGCAGCTCCCTGGCCTCCGAGGCCGAGTAtgaccagctgctgctgagacacTACAGCCAGAGCTCGTCCTCTCTCTAAACCTGCTCTCGGCTACCTTTTTCACCTCATTTACCCTCTCTGTTCGGAGTATTTTAAACCACACATGACTTCAGACTGGACCAAAACTCTTTGATGCCTTTCTACATGTGGATATCCTGAATGTTTAAGCGTGttttgaaacacttttttttttttctttttttcccattttcacATTGGATTGAATACGCCCACGCATGCCTCCATTgagcagactgagagagaaaattCCAGTGGCAAGGCTGCAAAATCGTTGCTTCATCTTTTTGTCTGCAAAGTGAGTTtgagaaaaactaaaaacaacacacacacacacacacacacacgggcattTTAAAACGACACGGGAATGGACACGGGTTTCTCACTCAGTTTTAAACGTTTCAAATTCCAAAGAGGTACCGATGAGTTGGGTTTAAAGAAACGTCAAAATCGCCAGTTCCATTTCTATTTCATTGTAACATGACGACCAATCATAAGAGGGGGAAGTTAACCAAATATTTATATTCagtctttcaaaaaaaaaaaccaaaaaaaaaaccacatgtattttaagtcaaattggtagttgattttttttaggtAAGATATCAGAACACTTAAGATAAGTTATATTTAAATG
This sequence is a window from Acanthopagrus latus isolate v.2019 chromosome 13, fAcaLat1.1, whole genome shotgun sequence. Protein-coding genes within it:
- the grm5a gene encoding glutamate receptor, metabotropic 5a is translated as MAGGARGNPLCARLLAVCALLGARLSWPGPKGVGVSAQNNERRVLAHLPGDIIIGALFSVHHQPPADKVHERKCGAVREQYGIQRVEAMMHTLDRINADPNILPNISLGCEIRDSCWHSAVALEQSIEFIRDTLVSNEEEESQGRCTAEAGSLLVQGKKPIVGLIGPGSSSVAIQVQNLLQLFNIPQIAYSATSMDLSDKSLYKYFMRVVPSDMQQARAMVDIVKRYGWSYVSAIHTEGNYGESGMEAFKDMAAKEGICIAHSDKIYSNAGEHNFDKLLQKLRGHLPKARVVACFCEGMTVRGILMAMRRQRLVGEFLLVGSDGWADRYDVTDGYQREAAGGITIKLKSAYVTWFDDYYLNLKPDANLRNPWFPEFWQHRFQCRLRGHPQESVAYNRTCTWRESLRLHYAQDTKMGFVINAIYSMAYGLHAMQESLCPGYKGLCEAMRPIDGRQLLEFLMKTNFTGVSGEAILFDQNGDSPGRYEIMNFKHIGEEEYAYIHVGSWDQGGLKMNDEEIWSNNSDVIQSVCSEPCQKAQIKVIRKGEVSCCWTCTPCKENEFVFDEYTCRACVLGSWPTDDLTGCEPIPVQYVRWGDPEPIAAVVFACLGLMATLFVTSVFIKFWDTPVVKSSSRELCYIILAGICLGYLCTFSLIAKPHIVYCYLQRLGIGLSPAMSYSALVTKTNRIARILAGSKKKICTKKPRFMSACAQLVIAFLLILLQLGIIVALLIIEPPQVIYDYPSIREVHLICNLTTLGVVAPLGYNGLLILSCTFYAFKTRNVPANFNEAKYIAFTMYTTCIIWLAFVPIYFGSNYKIITMCFSVSLSATVALCCMFVPKVYIMLAKPEKNVRSAFTTSTVVRMHVGDAKKAAKSGKPSSSMANLFRRRGSAQDNISSNGKSVTWTQNERSYRPNLWKRMSFHVKKKEAVEANQTAIIKPFSKDGDSPADAGVAEQFEEPQASQPFACSPSHSPLPTVSQHAAKAMSFQGGEDGEEEQALPTYASEHSAGVRRKGGDNSMVDGGDISVIGVGDIGIGMIGQPQGTTIMDQISCVVNRFTANISELNTMMLPGGVAASPNSAAPQPAEAAPPCPPSYQPPRSRQAPSTVTTYAEVAAVSNFCENQRPAGKIYEHLAGTCVSGRRAKDMEELVALTPPSPFRDSSLSSDGSSLASEAEYDQLLLRHYSQSSSSL